The nucleotide sequence AGACGTCGGTCGACGCGACGACCTTGACCTTGCCGTCGCCGCCCGCCTGCGCGCCGCCGCCGTCGGAGGACGTCCCGCCGCCGGAGCAAGCGGCCAAGGCGAACACGGACAGGGCCGAAGCGGCGGCGAGGACGCTCCTGGTGCGGCGGGAACTCATCGAGGGACTCCTGAGAGGGACGCAGACGCTAATGGAAACCGTTGTCAGATTCACCTTACCCCATCCGGATGACTTTCTGGCCATCGGATCGTGCTTTGGTGTATGCGTCTCCGCGCATGCGGATCGAGACATCGACCACGCGGGGTGTCTCTTCAGGAAACCGATCTGAACCGTTACGGTTTGCTGATGGGACGTCCTATTCGCACCCGGAGGCAGGCGACACTGGCGTCGCTCGCGGCGGAGCTCGGTGTGTCCAGGACCACGGTGTCCAACGCCTACAACCGGCCGGACCAGCTGTCCCCCGAACTGCGCCGCCGCGTCCTCGAGACCGCGCGGCGCCTCGGCTACCCCGGCCCCGACCCGGTCGCCCGCTCCCTGCGCACGCGCAAGGCGGGCGCGGTCGGGCTGCTGCTCACCGAGAACCTCTCCTACGCCTTCCGCGACCCCGCCGCCGTCGGCGTCCTCGAAGGACTGGCGCTGGCCTGCGAAGACGCCGGGGTCGGCCTGCACCTGGTGCCGGCCAGCCCGGGCCGCGAAGACGTCGCCGCGGTGCACCGCGCGGGCGTCGACGGCTTCGTCGTCTACTCCGTGCCGGACGACGACCCGCACCTGGCCGCGGTGCTCGAGCGGCCGGTGCCGACGGTGATCATCGACCAGCCGAGCCTCGAGGGCATCGACCGCGTCGGCCCAGATGATGCAGCGGCCGTCGGCAAGATCGCCGAGCACCTGGTGACGCTGGGCCACCGGCAGGTCGGCGTGATCTGCATGCGGCTGGCCCGCGAGCGCAACGACGACTTCGTCTCCGCGACCCGGCAGAGCGGCGCGCACTTCCACGTCCAGCGCACCCGGCTGGAGGCGCTGGCCGTCGCGTTCTCGGCGGCGGGTGTCGACTGGGCGGGCGTCCCGGTGGTCGAGCGCTTCGACCACACGGTGGACGACGGCGCGTCCGCGGCCCGCCAGCTGCTGGACGCCTACCCGCAGATCACCGCGGTGATCTGCACCTCGGACATCCTCGCGCTCGGTGCCATGGCCGAGGCCGAGCGGCGCGGGCTGCGGGTGCCGCAGGACCTCACCGTCACCGGTTTCGACGGCATCGCCGAGGCCGAGCGGATCGGGCTCACCACGGTCCACCAGCCGGTCCTGGAGAAGGGCAAGATGGCCGGGCGGCTGCTGCTCAGCTCGGGCGAGCGGAGCGCGCCCAAGACGATCACCCTCCCGACCGAGCTGCGCGTCGGGCGGACGTCGGCGCCGCCGCGGACGGTCGAGGAGCCGTGGTTCGGCGGCTGACGTCGTGATATTGCCCTTAGTGCATTGCCCGGCGGGGTAGTCACCAGGTCAAATGGAGTGGTACGCCCGCGCCGCGGGGCCACTGGCCGGAAGGTGACCGATGACCTCGATCGACGTACTGCTCAAGCGCAACCAGGAACTCGGCGAGGTGACGCCCGGCGACCGGTCGTCGCCCAAGCCGTCACTCCAGGTGGCCGTCCTGACCTGCATGGACGCCCGGATCCGGGTGTTCGAGCTGTTCGGCCTCCTGCAAGGCGAGTCGCACGTCCTCCGCAACGCGGGCGGCGTGGTGACCGACGACATGATCCGTTCGCTGGCTCTTTCGCAGCGCAAGCTCGGCACCCGCGAGGTGCTGATCGTCCAGCACACCGAGTGCGGCCTCTCGATGGTGACCGAGGACGACTTCAAGGACGAGCTCGAGAGCGACACGGGCCTGCGGCCGACGTGGTCGGTCGAGGCGTTCCGCAACGTCGAAAACAGCGTCCGGACGTCGGTGGAGCGGGTGCGGCGCAGCGCCTACCTGCCGCACACCGAGAACGTGCGCGGCTTCGTCTACGACGTGAAGACCGGGAAGCTCACCGAGGTCCAGTAGGCTATCGTTCCCCTTCAGATGTTCTGGACATCCGAATGGGGCGAGCATGCGCATTCTCTTCGCCGGGCTCGCGTCCGCCGGTCACACGTACCCGATGGTCCCGCTCGCGATCGCGGCGCGGGACCTCGGGCACGAGGTGCACTTCGCCGCCGGTGAGCACGTCCACGCGCCGCTGCGCCGGCTCGGGCTGAACCCGTTCCGGCCTGCCGATTCGTTCTACGAGATCTACGCCGAAGACCTCGAACCGGACCTCAAGCGGCTGCGGCCGGACCTGGTCGTGCACGGGTGGGGCGTTCCGGAGGCGGCCATCGCCGCGCGGCGTGCCGGGATCCCGGCGCTCTGGCACGGGTTCGGCCGGATGTTCCCGCGCGACATCGGGTTCGAACGCCCGACCGGCGGCGTGCACCTCGACATCTGCCCGCCGTCCCTGCAGGAGCCGGACTTCCTCGCGACCGCGGACCGCATTGCCCTGCGTCCGGTGCCCTTCGCCGAACCGGGCGGCTTCCGGGGGCCCCTGGTCTACCTGACGCTCGGCACCGCCTTCGGCACTCCGGAATTGCTCAAGACGGCGATCGACGGCCTGGCCACGCTCGGCACCCCCGTCGTGGTGGCCACCGGCCGCGTGACCCCGGAGGACCTCGGCCCGCTGCCGGAGCAGGTCACCGCCCAGGCGTGGGTCCCGCAGGCGGCGGCGCTCGCGCACGCCGACCTGGTCGTGCACCACGGCGGCAGCGGCACCGCGCTGGGCGCGCTCGCCGCGGGCGTGCCGCAGCTGGTCCTGCCCCAGGGAGCCGACCAGTTCGCCAACGCCGAGGCCCTGCTTGCCGTGGGAGCCGCGGTGCGGCTCCTGCCCGGCGAACTGAGCGCGGAAGCCGTCGCCGAACAGGCCCGGAAGGCGTTCTCCTGCCGTGACGCGGCACGGGCGATCGCCGAAGAGATCGCCGCCATGCCGTCGCCGGACGAGGTCGCTCGCGACCTGCCGAAGCAGGCGAAGTAGCCTCCCGGCGTGGCTGTGGACGCTGACGTACTGCTCGACTGGTTCTCCGCGCACGGCCGGGATCTCCCGTGGCGCGAGC is from Amycolatopsis mediterranei and encodes:
- a CDS encoding LacI family DNA-binding transcriptional regulator, which codes for MGRPIRTRRQATLASLAAELGVSRTTVSNAYNRPDQLSPELRRRVLETARRLGYPGPDPVARSLRTRKAGAVGLLLTENLSYAFRDPAAVGVLEGLALACEDAGVGLHLVPASPGREDVAAVHRAGVDGFVVYSVPDDDPHLAAVLERPVPTVIIDQPSLEGIDRVGPDDAAAVGKIAEHLVTLGHRQVGVICMRLARERNDDFVSATRQSGAHFHVQRTRLEALAVAFSAAGVDWAGVPVVERFDHTVDDGASAARQLLDAYPQITAVICTSDILALGAMAEAERRGLRVPQDLTVTGFDGIAEAERIGLTTVHQPVLEKGKMAGRLLLSSGERSAPKTITLPTELRVGRTSAPPRTVEEPWFGG
- a CDS encoding beta-class carbonic anhydrase, with translation MTSIDVLLKRNQELGEVTPGDRSSPKPSLQVAVLTCMDARIRVFELFGLLQGESHVLRNAGGVVTDDMIRSLALSQRKLGTREVLIVQHTECGLSMVTEDDFKDELESDTGLRPTWSVEAFRNVENSVRTSVERVRRSAYLPHTENVRGFVYDVKTGKLTEVQ
- a CDS encoding glycosyltransferase encodes the protein MRILFAGLASAGHTYPMVPLAIAARDLGHEVHFAAGEHVHAPLRRLGLNPFRPADSFYEIYAEDLEPDLKRLRPDLVVHGWGVPEAAIAARRAGIPALWHGFGRMFPRDIGFERPTGGVHLDICPPSLQEPDFLATADRIALRPVPFAEPGGFRGPLVYLTLGTAFGTPELLKTAIDGLATLGTPVVVATGRVTPEDLGPLPEQVTAQAWVPQAAALAHADLVVHHGGSGTALGALAAGVPQLVLPQGADQFANAEALLAVGAAVRLLPGELSAEAVAEQARKAFSCRDAARAIAEEIAAMPSPDEVARDLPKQAK